The Fortiea contorta PCC 7126 genome has a segment encoding these proteins:
- the cysS gene encoding cysteine--tRNA ligase, which produces MTLTLYNTLTRRQEPFETVEPGKVKMYCCGVTVYDYCHLGHARSYIVWDTIRRYLMWRGFEVRYIQNFTDIDDKILNRAKEQGSTMSAVSNRFIEAYFADIRRLNVMDADEYPRVTEHIPEIHQLIEILAEKGLAYAVGGDVYYRVERFPGYGKLASRNLEQMQAGASGRVDGEELEGKKQHPFDFALWKQAKPGEPSWDSPWGAGRPGWHIECSAMIRSRLGETIDIHGGGGDLIFPHHENEIAQSEGAMNRPLARYWTHNGMVMVNGQKMSKSLGNFITIRELLDGTGNWQHEPVNPMAVRLFVLQAHYRKPLDFTTEAIATAENSWKTLKEGLLFGYQYGEKLGWDAETSLLIPELAERFQLLGDNDFNFSGALAVLFELAKELQRESNIFIHEGATKTPTDELQRQWYTLVTLAGVLGLEAKLDPDTPTAAGLSDEQIDLLIQQRQQARKAKNFAESDRIRNELQAQGITLIDSPEGTRWHRS; this is translated from the coding sequence ATGACCCTAACTCTTTACAATACCCTCACCCGTCGTCAAGAACCTTTTGAAACCGTAGAGCCAGGGAAGGTTAAGATGTATTGCTGCGGTGTGACAGTTTATGACTACTGCCATTTGGGTCATGCGCGTTCTTATATTGTCTGGGATACGATTCGCCGTTACTTGATGTGGCGCGGTTTTGAGGTGCGCTATATCCAAAATTTTACTGATATTGACGATAAAATTCTTAACCGGGCGAAAGAACAAGGCTCAACGATGTCGGCAGTGTCTAACCGTTTTATTGAGGCATATTTTGCAGATATCCGGCGGTTAAATGTGATGGATGCAGATGAGTATCCGCGAGTGACGGAACATATTCCGGAAATTCATCAATTGATTGAAATTTTAGCAGAAAAAGGCCTGGCTTATGCCGTCGGTGGTGATGTTTATTACCGAGTAGAACGCTTCCCTGGCTATGGCAAACTTGCTAGCAGAAATCTGGAACAAATGCAAGCGGGTGCTAGTGGACGGGTGGATGGCGAAGAATTAGAAGGTAAGAAGCAGCATCCGTTTGATTTTGCTTTGTGGAAGCAAGCAAAACCTGGGGAACCCTCGTGGGATTCTCCTTGGGGTGCGGGTCGTCCGGGATGGCACATTGAATGTTCGGCGATGATTCGATCGCGCTTGGGTGAAACAATCGATATTCATGGTGGTGGTGGAGATTTGATTTTTCCGCACCATGAAAATGAAATTGCTCAGTCAGAAGGGGCGATGAATCGACCGTTGGCGCGTTATTGGACACATAACGGCATGGTGATGGTGAATGGTCAGAAAATGTCTAAGTCGCTGGGTAATTTTATCACCATTAGGGAATTGTTGGATGGAACGGGTAATTGGCAGCATGAGCCGGTTAACCCGATGGCGGTGAGATTGTTTGTTTTGCAAGCACACTACCGCAAGCCTTTAGATTTTACAACCGAGGCGATCGCTACTGCAGAAAATAGCTGGAAAACTCTCAAGGAAGGCTTGCTTTTTGGCTATCAATATGGTGAAAAACTTGGTTGGGACGCAGAAACCTCCTTGCTGATTCCTGAACTCGCAGAACGCTTTCAACTGTTGGGAGATAACGACTTTAATTTCTCCGGTGCTTTGGCGGTGTTGTTTGAATTAGCTAAAGAACTCCAGCGTGAGAGCAATATTTTCATTCATGAAGGTGCAACCAAAACCCCCACCGACGAATTGCAACGCCAATGGTACACCCTAGTGACTCTGGCTGGAGTTTTGGGTTTAGAAGCCAAGCTTGATCCTGACACACCAACAGCAGCAGGCTTGAGTGACGAGCAAATTGACTTGCTCATTCAGCAAAGACAACAAGCCAGAAAAGCCAAGAACTTCGCCGAAAGCGATCGCATCCGTAACGAACTCCAAGCCCAAGGTATCACTTTAATCGATAGTCCCGAAGGTACACGCTGGCACAGAAGTTAG
- a CDS encoding CobW family GTP-binding protein produces the protein MQSASSEFSALDAPKQGLPVTIITGFLGSGKTTLLNHILTNQQGLKTAVLVNEFGEIGIDNELIVSTDENMVELNNGCICCTINNDLVDAVYKVLEREEKLDYLVVETTGLADPLPVALTFLGTELRDLTRLDSIITVVDAANYSLDLFNSQAAYSQIAYGDVIILNKADLVSEATLNELEKKIDEVKEGARILRTTRSQVPLALILSVGLFESDKYFGNTADTHDHHDHEHDHSTCGHDHHDHNHDHDHNHNHDHDHHEHSHHLENDGFTSISFQSDKPFSIRKFQYFLDNQLSTNIFRAKGIMWFDESPKRHIFHLCGKRFTMDDDEWKSEPKNQLVLIGQNLDQKTLLTQLENCVCLPSTSKGKGFGR, from the coding sequence ATGCAATCAGCTTCTTCGGAATTTTCAGCACTAGATGCGCCAAAACAAGGCTTACCCGTAACAATTATTACGGGATTCCTCGGTAGCGGCAAGACAACCTTACTCAATCATATTCTCACTAATCAGCAAGGTTTAAAAACTGCTGTTTTAGTCAATGAATTTGGCGAAATTGGTATTGATAACGAGTTAATTGTTTCCACTGACGAGAACATGGTGGAATTAAACAACGGCTGTATCTGCTGCACCATTAATAATGATTTAGTAGATGCTGTCTATAAAGTTTTAGAACGGGAAGAAAAGCTAGACTATTTAGTTGTAGAAACCACTGGACTAGCAGATCCGCTACCAGTAGCTCTGACATTTCTGGGTACAGAATTACGCGATTTAACTCGCCTAGATTCGATTATTACCGTAGTTGATGCGGCAAATTATAGCCTAGATTTATTCAATTCCCAAGCAGCGTATAGTCAAATTGCCTACGGTGATGTGATTATTCTCAATAAAGCAGATTTAGTCAGTGAAGCTACTCTCAATGAGTTAGAAAAGAAAATCGATGAGGTCAAAGAAGGAGCAAGAATTCTTCGCACTACCCGTTCACAAGTTCCCCTGGCTTTAATTCTCAGTGTTGGTTTGTTTGAATCTGATAAATATTTTGGTAATACGGCAGATACTCACGACCATCATGACCATGAACATGACCATTCTACATGCGGTCACGACCATCATGATCATAACCACGACCACGACCATAACCATAACCATGACCATGACCATCACGAGCATTCTCATCATTTAGAAAATGATGGTTTTACCTCTATCTCTTTCCAGAGTGACAAACCTTTTTCTATTCGCAAATTCCAATATTTCTTAGATAATCAACTATCCACAAATATTTTCCGGGCTAAGGGAATTATGTGGTTTGATGAAAGCCCTAAACGCCATATTTTCCACCTGTGCGGTAAGCGTTTCACAATGGATGATGATGAGTGGAAAAGTGAACCAAAAAACCAACTGGTGCTGATTGGTCAAAATTTGGATCAAAAAACTTTGCTCACTCAGTTAGAAAATTGTGTTTGTCTACCTTCTACCAGCAAAGGTAAGGGTTTCGGGAGATAA
- a CDS encoding MarR family winged helix-turn-helix transcriptional regulator, with product MTFIPKNRVFQFEIPDDSPGFLLWQISNLWQRKMNAGLNHLGLTHVQFVLLAGLVWLNQDQETVTQAKLATHAKTDIMMTSKVLRALEQRGLVKREPDARDTRAKSLTITQSGYELTIEAIKIVDEIDRKFFSILGKELGSFNHGLRAIRDSGKLEERLENRGWEIAES from the coding sequence TTGACATTTATACCGAAAAATCGAGTCTTTCAATTTGAAATTCCAGACGATAGCCCTGGATTTTTGTTGTGGCAAATTTCTAATCTTTGGCAGAGAAAAATGAATGCTGGACTGAATCATTTGGGACTGACTCATGTACAATTTGTGCTATTAGCGGGGCTAGTTTGGCTAAATCAAGACCAAGAAACTGTGACTCAAGCTAAATTAGCCACCCATGCAAAAACAGACATTATGATGACTTCAAAAGTTTTACGAGCTTTAGAGCAAAGAGGGTTAGTGAAGCGAGAACCTGACGCCAGAGATACTAGAGCTAAGTCACTCACAATTACTCAATCAGGTTATGAATTGACTATTGAGGCAATTAAAATAGTAGATGAGATTGACCGGAAGTTTTTCAGTATTTTAGGAAAAGAATTAGGCAGTTTCAATCATGGTTTGCGAGCAATTAGAGATAGCGGCAAATTAGAGGAGCGTTTAGAAAATCGAGGTTGGGAAATAGCTGAATCATGA